A genomic window from Bdellovibrio sp. SKB1291214 includes:
- a CDS encoding SDR family oxidoreductase has product MKQVLITGASTGIGFDLTRTLCEKGYKVWAGVRQPESLERLAQEQSDNLTVLRLDVTNSHDIERALKTVRSEMNPDNELILVNNAGIASGGPIEGLKLEEWRKVFDVNLFGMVEMTQMFLPLIRQTKGRVVNIGSISGRVAAPFLGPYTTSKFAVKAFSDCLRREVSALGVHVSLIEAGPIRTEIWSKSIDASDEVTKKLSAEVKEIYGSAMAALREGVVETAKEAVPVQTVTMAILHAIESRIPRVNYLVGKHIKLQAGLMKFMSTRMMDRVIKKSLRYQKS; this is encoded by the coding sequence TTGAAACAAGTTTTAATAACGGGCGCGTCAACCGGGATCGGTTTTGATTTAACCAGAACTCTTTGTGAAAAGGGGTATAAGGTGTGGGCGGGTGTCCGTCAGCCTGAGTCGTTAGAGCGATTGGCTCAGGAGCAATCTGACAATCTGACCGTGTTAAGGCTGGATGTTACCAACTCTCATGACATTGAGCGCGCTTTAAAGACAGTTCGCAGTGAAATGAATCCCGATAACGAACTGATTTTGGTCAATAATGCTGGTATCGCCAGCGGAGGACCTATTGAGGGATTAAAACTTGAGGAGTGGCGAAAAGTTTTCGATGTGAATCTGTTTGGGATGGTCGAAATGACACAAATGTTTTTGCCGTTGATTCGTCAAACAAAGGGCCGGGTTGTAAATATTGGTTCGATTAGCGGCCGAGTGGCGGCGCCGTTTCTGGGACCATATACGACTTCCAAATTTGCAGTTAAAGCCTTCTCAGACTGTTTGCGCCGTGAGGTTAGTGCCCTTGGTGTGCACGTATCATTGATAGAAGCCGGTCCCATACGGACCGAAATCTGGTCAAAATCAATTGATGCTTCCGACGAAGTGACAAAAAAACTAAGTGCCGAAGTTAAAGAAATCTATGGTTCTGCTATGGCAGCACTGAGGGAAGGTGTTGTTGAAACAGCCAAGGAAGCAGTTCCAGTTCAAACGGTGACCATGGCTATTTTGCACGCCATTGAAAGCCGTATTCCACGAGTGAATTACTTGGTGGGTAAACATATTAAATTGCAAGCGGGATTGATGAAATTCATGTCCACAAGAATGATGGACCGTGTGATTAAGAAAAGCCTGCGCTATCAAAAGAGCTGA
- a CDS encoding rhodanese-related sulfurtransferase: MTTENALKHYVTTFYSFQKIENPEQVKLDLETKADELNVKGLIILGTEGYNSTVSAVSEESFETWKQFIRDYFHKPTQFYKDSYSDKAPFRRFKVKIREEIVTTGIPEMQPPDGVNHHLTPTEWNKVMKEESDYVMIDTRNWYEYKIGTFKGALNPNIEKFTDFPQYIESQGIAKDKKMLIFCTGGIRCEKGILELQDKGYNNVFQLEGGILNYLNEYPNDQYEGECFVFDHRVAVDQNLKPSTKYGLCPHCGQPSEIKIECKRCDEPGMVCVNCIELEFKKDTCSRNCAHGLKLHPGKKARKQVVPFNIEKMKAEGATDIPTIRVSKTKVVQLNDKGEAETVSIKN; this comes from the coding sequence ATGACAACTGAAAATGCCTTGAAGCATTATGTTACGACTTTTTATAGCTTCCAAAAAATCGAAAATCCCGAACAAGTTAAATTAGATTTAGAAACGAAGGCCGATGAGCTGAACGTGAAAGGCCTGATCATTTTAGGAACTGAAGGTTATAACTCCACGGTGTCAGCCGTTAGCGAAGAATCTTTCGAGACCTGGAAGCAATTCATTCGTGACTACTTTCACAAACCGACTCAATTCTATAAAGACTCTTATTCCGACAAAGCACCATTCCGCAGATTCAAAGTAAAAATCCGCGAAGAAATCGTGACAACAGGTATTCCTGAAATGCAACCACCTGATGGCGTTAATCACCATTTGACCCCGACAGAGTGGAACAAGGTCATGAAGGAAGAATCTGATTATGTGATGATTGATACTCGCAACTGGTACGAGTATAAAATCGGGACATTCAAAGGTGCTTTGAACCCGAACATTGAAAAGTTCACCGACTTTCCTCAATACATCGAATCTCAAGGGATCGCTAAGGATAAGAAGATGTTGATTTTCTGTACTGGCGGCATTCGTTGTGAGAAAGGAATTCTGGAGCTTCAAGACAAGGGCTACAACAATGTCTTCCAATTGGAAGGCGGCATCTTGAATTACTTAAACGAATATCCGAATGATCAATATGAAGGTGAATGTTTCGTCTTTGACCACCGCGTGGCTGTTGATCAGAATTTAAAACCTTCAACGAAGTATGGCCTGTGTCCTCACTGTGGTCAGCCATCTGAAATCAAAATTGAATGCAAGCGTTGTGACGAACCAGGTATGGTTTGCGTGAACTGCATCGAGCTGGAATTCAAAAAAGACACTTGTTCCAGAAACTGTGCTCACGGACTAAAACTTCACCCTGGCAAAAAAGCCAGAAAACAAGTTGTTCCGTTTAATATCGAAAAAATGAAGGCCGAGGGCGCGACTGATATTCCAACCATTCGTGTAAGCAAAACTAAAGTTGTTCAGCTGAACGACAAAGGCGAAGCTGAAACTGTTTCTATCAAGAACTAG
- a CDS encoding peptide chain release factor 3, which translates to MIFYSKSKGLSMLATPAIQKEIQRRRTFAIISHPDAGKTTLTEKLLYHGGVIHETGEVKGKSGAKAVTSDWMELERQKGISITSSVMTFDYDNLRVNLLDTPGHKDFSEDTYRVLMAVDSAAMLIDVAKGVEERTKKLYEVCRLRKIPIFTFVNKLDREGKDPLTLIDEVEKTLNMQCYPVTWPLGIGQRFRGIYNRLTQEIWIYDQRREEVEDYQKIPFVKGKDDQILYNYLDKESADQVLEELDLIEGALPPFDVNEFLTGQISPVTFGSAKQNFGVDTFLQFFTKYAPGPQARPTKDNQVMDPLDAKFTGFVFKIQANMDRRHRDRIAFIRICSGKFERGMKVQHSRLERELRLAYSSQFVAADKETVDEAYAGDIVGVGDTGNFAIGDCVSSSGKIQFEDIPKFATELFGRLSVRDALKRQKLQEALRHLSEEGAIQLFIEPHVGPQDPIIGAVGELQFEVLMHRLQDEYNLEVKLNRLPYGVCRWPLIDGKPVASLKGGANMAADLQGNPVVLVNQEWDLNWLKRENPDVEFSTSISRAR; encoded by the coding sequence ATGATTTTTTACAGCAAATCTAAAGGTTTAAGTATGTTAGCCACACCCGCAATCCAAAAAGAAATTCAAAGACGCCGAACATTTGCGATCATCTCGCATCCCGATGCCGGTAAGACGACTCTTACTGAAAAATTACTTTATCACGGGGGTGTGATTCACGAAACGGGCGAGGTTAAGGGCAAGTCCGGCGCTAAGGCGGTCACATCAGACTGGATGGAGCTTGAAAGACAAAAAGGGATTTCGATCACCTCATCTGTCATGACATTCGATTACGACAATTTGCGTGTGAATCTTCTAGATACACCGGGGCATAAAGACTTCTCTGAGGATACATACCGCGTTTTGATGGCGGTGGATTCCGCCGCAATGTTGATCGACGTTGCCAAGGGTGTCGAGGAACGTACTAAAAAACTTTATGAAGTTTGTCGTCTTCGCAAGATTCCCATTTTCACTTTCGTCAATAAGCTCGATCGTGAAGGCAAAGATCCTCTGACATTGATCGACGAAGTCGAAAAGACTTTGAATATGCAATGCTATCCAGTGACTTGGCCATTAGGTATCGGTCAGCGTTTCCGTGGAATTTACAACCGTTTGACTCAGGAAATCTGGATCTACGATCAACGGCGTGAAGAAGTTGAAGACTATCAAAAAATACCTTTCGTTAAAGGGAAGGACGATCAAATTCTTTATAACTACCTTGATAAAGAATCTGCCGACCAAGTTTTGGAAGAGTTAGATTTGATCGAGGGTGCTCTTCCACCCTTCGATGTGAATGAGTTCCTAACGGGTCAAATTTCACCCGTGACATTCGGCTCTGCAAAGCAAAACTTCGGCGTGGACACCTTCCTTCAGTTTTTCACAAAATACGCTCCAGGTCCTCAAGCTCGTCCGACAAAGGACAATCAGGTGATGGATCCTTTGGATGCAAAATTCACAGGTTTTGTATTCAAAATACAAGCGAACATGGATCGTCGTCACCGTGACCGTATTGCTTTTATTCGAATTTGCTCTGGTAAGTTTGAACGCGGAATGAAAGTTCAGCACTCTCGCTTGGAAAGAGAATTGCGCTTGGCTTACTCTTCACAATTCGTGGCTGCAGATAAAGAAACGGTCGATGAAGCTTACGCCGGCGATATCGTGGGTGTGGGTGACACGGGTAACTTTGCGATTGGGGACTGCGTTTCATCATCAGGAAAAATTCAGTTCGAAGATATTCCCAAGTTTGCGACGGAGTTGTTTGGTCGCTTGAGTGTTCGGGATGCGTTGAAACGTCAAAAGCTTCAAGAAGCTCTTCGTCATTTATCAGAGGAGGGTGCGATTCAGTTGTTTATTGAACCTCACGTAGGTCCCCAAGATCCTATTATTGGCGCAGTCGGTGAACTTCAGTTCGAGGTTTTGATGCACAGACTTCAAGATGAATACAACTTGGAAGTGAAGTTGAATCGCCTGCCATACGGAGTATGCCGTTGGCCATTGATCGATGGTAAACCAGTAGCGAGCCTAAAAGGTGGCGCCAATATGGCGGCAGATCTTCAGGGCAACCCGGTGGTTTTGGTTAACCAAGAATGGGATTTGAATTGGCTAAAACGCGAGAACCCAGATGTTGAGTTCAGCACTAGTATTTCGAGAGCGAGATAA
- a CDS encoding iron-containing redox enzyme family protein, producing the protein MQSREFNQKATAKVDELCKVVNTLPWENVRFYNSWLAQTNDFVKHTSVFLLMCNERLAAEHPLKKQFEHHIEEESGHEKMSQNDLKFMHAEGVEIFQVTKAFWKAQYYWIRDVSAVSHLGYSLLLEGLAAKFGPILLKRVKEAGFKGCTFLKVHAEEDVDHFRDVLASVDKVTDKERDEIYANLIESMDLYIKIMNECAQVAHQKAA; encoded by the coding sequence ATGCAATCTAGAGAGTTCAATCAAAAGGCGACAGCAAAAGTGGATGAGCTTTGTAAGGTCGTAAATACTTTACCGTGGGAGAATGTCCGTTTCTATAACTCGTGGCTTGCGCAAACAAATGATTTTGTGAAGCACACGTCTGTTTTTCTGCTAATGTGCAATGAACGTTTGGCGGCGGAGCATCCGTTGAAAAAGCAATTCGAACATCATATTGAAGAAGAAAGTGGTCACGAGAAAATGAGCCAGAATGACCTGAAGTTTATGCATGCTGAAGGAGTTGAGATCTTTCAAGTCACCAAAGCATTCTGGAAAGCGCAATACTATTGGATCAGAGATGTAAGTGCCGTGTCCCATTTGGGTTATTCACTGTTGCTGGAAGGTCTCGCCGCAAAATTTGGTCCGATTCTTTTGAAGCGTGTGAAAGAAGCGGGATTCAAAGGGTGCACATTTTTGAAGGTGCATGCAGAAGAAGACGTAGATCATTTCCGCGATGTTCTTGCTTCAGTCGATAAGGTGACCGACAAGGAGCGCGACGAGATTTATGCAAACCTGATTGAGTCGATGGATTTATACATTAAGATAATGAATGAGTGTGCCCAAGTAGCTCACCAGAAAGCAGCGTAA